A stretch of Gemmatimonas aurantiaca T-27 DNA encodes these proteins:
- a CDS encoding ATP-grasp domain-containing protein, translating to MSSSPSILPIAIYHEHPDWFRPLFAELDARGIPYERIDAAAHVFDPSETEARWSLAFNRASPSAYLRGHGQTTFHTLHWLRHLERLGVPIVNGVQAYSNELSKATQLDLLQSLGLPYPKSRAINHASQAVKAAEGLRYPVLVKANVGGSGAGIVKYESREALEAAVAAGTVDLGVDGTALVQEAAPLRNGHITRVETLNGKYLYAINVFPPVGSFDLCPADACQTTSGAELVRGACAVDAPKSGMRVERADPPAEIIAQVERISQAAGIDVGGIEYLVDDRDGQHYFYDVNALSNFVADAVNVIGFDPFAKLVDYLEQRAGLVPAAAGH from the coding sequence ATGTCTTCGTCGCCGTCGATTCTTCCCATCGCGATCTATCACGAGCATCCGGATTGGTTCCGGCCGCTGTTTGCGGAGCTCGACGCGCGGGGGATCCCCTATGAGCGGATCGATGCTGCTGCGCATGTATTCGACCCGTCGGAAACGGAAGCCCGCTGGTCGCTGGCCTTCAATCGGGCGAGCCCGTCGGCGTACCTGCGCGGCCACGGACAGACCACGTTTCACACGCTGCACTGGTTGCGTCACCTCGAGCGTCTCGGTGTGCCGATCGTGAACGGTGTGCAGGCGTACAGCAACGAACTCTCCAAGGCCACGCAGCTCGATCTGCTGCAGTCGCTCGGTCTGCCGTATCCAAAGTCCCGCGCGATCAATCACGCCTCGCAGGCCGTGAAGGCCGCAGAGGGGCTGCGTTATCCCGTGTTGGTGAAGGCGAACGTTGGTGGCAGCGGTGCAGGCATTGTGAAGTATGAATCACGCGAGGCGCTCGAAGCGGCCGTGGCCGCCGGCACCGTGGACCTTGGCGTGGATGGCACCGCGCTGGTGCAGGAAGCGGCACCGCTGCGCAACGGGCACATCACGCGTGTGGAGACGTTGAACGGCAAGTACCTCTACGCGATCAACGTATTTCCGCCCGTGGGCTCGTTTGATCTCTGCCCGGCCGATGCGTGCCAGACCACGAGTGGTGCGGAGCTGGTGCGTGGTGCATGCGCGGTGGACGCTCCCAAGAGCGGTATGCGCGTGGAGCGTGCCGATCCGCCGGCCGAGATCATCGCGCAGGTGGAGCGCATCTCGCAGGCGGCTGGTATCGACGTGGGCGGCATCGAGTATCTCGTGGATGACCGCGATGGACAGCACTACTTCTACGACGTGAATGCGTTGTCGAACTTCGTGGCCGACGCCGTCAACGTGATTGGTTTCGATCCGTTTGCGAAGCTGGTGGACTATCTCGAGCAGCGCGCGGGGCTGGTGCCTGCGGCGGCGGGTCACTGA
- a CDS encoding methyl-accepting chemotaxis protein, with protein sequence MAVAGQAALWLARSATAELTDINAAQRLQMDSDMMHDAMRGDVLEALLAGARGDTAAVTGAKSSLTEHAERFIGSLNTTDSLINSPEIDALMPELRTAVVGYEAIADSVLQVAGRPASESAASLERFRASFTQVEELMERFGDQIQALSTSVEQNTAQQFSRATLLIWIMFAVFFVAGLAYAWRIAQVLGRRMARIAKQVATLQKQGVEEVRHALVALARGEQVTLKQHTIAHLNDPENDELGAVAKAVDQIADECGESLRNCLRAQDAVAHTVREIDRLASEARKGVLNGQADRQGVEGRYAEVLLGVEGVMTAVAVPLTEARRVLDAVANRNLEVETEGEFAGEFARMQESLNTAIGQLGDALGQARAASEQVDDAARQLADASQQLAIGASSQAENAERVGVAIGTLSANAARAATQATDMKSSAEKAQASVQQGAETMQALNADMQRIKHSADATQRIVKTIDEIAFQTNLLALNAAVEAARAGDAGRGFAVVAEEVRALAIRSAEAAKQTAALIDEEIQNVDGGVKREEQVREQLLAARQHVERLTAAIADIVHAANQQSSAAGEISNGIAIVNEVTQQVASNAEEGAASSEELLGQATHLAAVVKAFKTRDWRKRLPDTVSLDARRRAVA encoded by the coding sequence GTGGCAGTTGCCGGGCAGGCCGCCCTCTGGCTTGCTCGGTCGGCCACCGCGGAGCTGACGGATATCAATGCCGCTCAGCGCTTGCAGATGGATAGTGACATGATGCATGACGCCATGCGCGGCGACGTGCTCGAAGCGCTCCTCGCGGGCGCACGCGGTGACACGGCGGCAGTGACGGGCGCAAAAAGCTCGCTCACCGAACATGCCGAGCGGTTCATTGGATCGCTGAACACCACCGATTCATTGATCAACAGCCCCGAGATCGATGCGTTGATGCCCGAACTGCGCACCGCCGTCGTCGGCTACGAAGCGATCGCGGACAGCGTGCTGCAGGTCGCTGGCCGACCGGCCAGCGAAAGTGCCGCATCGCTCGAGCGATTCCGGGCAAGCTTCACGCAGGTGGAAGAGCTCATGGAGCGCTTCGGGGATCAGATCCAGGCCCTCAGCACGTCGGTGGAGCAGAACACGGCGCAGCAGTTCTCGCGCGCCACGCTCCTGATCTGGATCATGTTCGCCGTGTTCTTCGTTGCCGGTCTCGCGTACGCCTGGCGTATCGCGCAGGTGCTCGGTCGCCGCATGGCGCGTATTGCGAAGCAGGTCGCCACGCTCCAGAAGCAAGGCGTGGAAGAAGTGCGGCATGCGCTCGTGGCGCTGGCACGTGGCGAACAGGTCACGCTCAAGCAGCATACGATTGCCCACCTCAATGATCCCGAGAACGACGAACTCGGTGCGGTCGCCAAGGCGGTCGATCAGATCGCCGACGAATGCGGCGAGTCGTTGCGCAATTGCTTGCGGGCGCAGGATGCCGTGGCCCACACGGTGCGTGAAATCGACCGGTTGGCCAGTGAAGCGCGAAAGGGTGTGCTGAATGGGCAGGCCGATCGCCAAGGTGTGGAAGGACGCTACGCAGAAGTGCTGCTGGGTGTGGAAGGCGTGATGACGGCCGTGGCGGTGCCACTCACGGAAGCCCGTCGGGTGCTGGATGCCGTGGCGAATCGCAACCTGGAAGTGGAGACGGAGGGCGAGTTCGCGGGAGAGTTTGCCCGCATGCAGGAGTCGCTCAATACCGCCATCGGTCAGCTCGGCGATGCGCTGGGTCAGGCCCGTGCGGCGTCCGAACAGGTTGACGACGCAGCGCGTCAACTGGCCGACGCGAGCCAGCAGTTGGCGATCGGTGCGTCATCGCAGGCGGAAAATGCGGAGCGTGTCGGCGTCGCCATCGGTACACTGTCGGCCAACGCAGCCCGTGCGGCTACGCAGGCGACGGACATGAAGAGCAGTGCCGAGAAGGCGCAGGCCAGTGTGCAACAAGGCGCGGAAACCATGCAGGCCCTCAACGCCGACATGCAGCGCATCAAGCACTCGGCCGATGCCACTCAGCGCATCGTCAAGACCATCGACGAGATCGCGTTCCAGACCAATCTGCTCGCACTCAACGCCGCCGTCGAAGCGGCACGTGCCGGCGATGCCGGTCGTGGGTTTGCTGTGGTCGCTGAAGAAGTACGGGCGCTGGCGATCCGTTCGGCTGAAGCCGCGAAGCAGACCGCTGCGCTGATCGACGAGGAGATTCAGAACGTCGACGGCGGTGTGAAGCGGGAAGAACAGGTGCGCGAACAGCTTCTGGCTGCACGGCAGCATGTGGAACGCCTCACGGCCGCAATCGCGGACATCGTGCACGCCGCCAATCAGCAGTCGAGCGCGGCCGGCGAGATCTCGAATGGCATCGCCATCGTGAACGAAGTCACGCAGCAGGTGGCGAGCAATGCGGAAGAAGGCGCCGCGTCGTCCGAAGAATTGCTGGGCCAGGCGACGCACCTCGCCGCGGTGGTGAAGGCCTTCAAGACTCGGGACTGGCGCAAGCGTTTGCCGGACACGGTCTCGCTCGACGCCCGGCGTCGCGCGGTAGCCTGA
- a CDS encoding M1 family metallopeptidase has translation MSRTSAPRLARVLLLALTATVFPGAVRAQIATTAASTAGQRPPRAIRRDIPITNAIRRAMSAGVRDSTGKPGARYWQLRTDYQIDVSLDPTTARLTGKARITVHNASPDSLREIGLRLDPNHFIGTAPHAAPWVPAEITDGMQFSRMTVNGAPVNIASNAAPQAAGAEGARAIQTAQAASANAAGENTLVNGRSTNARIRLGSPVLPGARAVLEMDWSHKLPGGPGTGHRMTQRWADTLFQPTQWFPRVAVYDDLRGWDTEFYLGPSEFYNNFGTFDVNIDVPAGWLVSGTGLLQNPEQVLTARAREQLAKVTQSDALTMIVGPDEVGPGQATATSSTGRLTWRFHADTVNDFAWATAKKYVWQATRATIPGKGPVPIHLLYLPGRANVYERAPQITRHALEFYSKLWFPYQFPQLTLQDGPSAGMEYPMVINSNQGAADHETGHQWWPMVVGNNETWYGWMDEGFNQYMNILSAADAAGRPAVLDGEGQKYGQTSGNEAEAPMMWNANYAGPGFYGFTTYSKTPLMLSMLGGIVGDSAVQKAHREWANAWLFKHPSPWDYMFFMNKALGRDLGWFWYAWLFTTGSVDGRIESVKTTAGRTAVTVAQDGDMPAPIVLKVSFAAKGAPIRPMKNAVMLDATTALVTVPVDVWFGGARSVTTMLTFGTRPIEKVVLDPNRRFPDRNPSDNSWPKVL, from the coding sequence CCGAACCTCCGCTCCCCGGTTGGCGCGTGTCCTGCTGTTGGCCCTGACAGCGACTGTTTTTCCCGGTGCCGTTCGCGCGCAGATCGCGACGACGGCCGCAAGCACGGCCGGGCAACGTCCACCGCGTGCCATCCGCCGCGATATCCCCATCACGAACGCCATTCGTCGCGCCATGAGTGCCGGGGTGCGGGATTCCACCGGCAAGCCCGGTGCACGCTATTGGCAGTTGCGTACCGACTACCAGATCGACGTCTCACTCGATCCGACCACGGCGCGACTCACCGGCAAGGCACGTATCACGGTTCACAACGCGAGCCCGGATTCGTTGCGCGAGATCGGCTTGCGGCTCGATCCCAATCACTTCATCGGTACCGCGCCACATGCGGCACCGTGGGTTCCCGCCGAAATCACCGACGGCATGCAGTTCTCGCGCATGACGGTGAACGGCGCGCCGGTGAACATTGCCTCCAACGCGGCCCCGCAAGCGGCGGGCGCGGAAGGCGCGCGGGCTATTCAGACGGCGCAGGCCGCCTCGGCCAATGCCGCCGGTGAGAATACGCTGGTGAATGGGCGGTCCACCAACGCCCGCATTCGTTTGGGTTCGCCGGTGTTGCCCGGCGCACGCGCGGTGCTCGAAATGGACTGGTCGCACAAGCTGCCTGGCGGTCCGGGCACCGGCCATCGCATGACACAGCGCTGGGCTGATACCCTGTTCCAGCCCACACAGTGGTTCCCGCGTGTGGCCGTCTACGATGACCTGCGGGGCTGGGACACGGAGTTCTATCTCGGGCCGTCGGAGTTCTACAACAACTTCGGCACGTTCGACGTGAACATCGACGTACCGGCCGGTTGGCTCGTGAGTGGCACGGGTCTGCTGCAGAATCCCGAGCAGGTACTCACCGCACGGGCGCGCGAACAACTCGCCAAGGTGACGCAGTCCGACGCACTCACCATGATCGTCGGACCGGATGAAGTGGGACCCGGTCAGGCCACCGCCACCAGCAGCACGGGGCGTCTCACGTGGCGCTTTCATGCCGACACGGTGAACGACTTTGCGTGGGCCACCGCCAAGAAGTACGTGTGGCAGGCCACCCGGGCCACCATTCCGGGCAAGGGGCCAGTGCCCATTCATCTGCTGTACTTGCCGGGGCGCGCGAACGTATACGAACGTGCCCCGCAGATCACGCGACATGCCCTCGAGTTCTACTCCAAGCTCTGGTTCCCGTACCAGTTCCCGCAGCTCACACTGCAGGACGGTCCCAGCGCCGGCATGGAGTACCCGATGGTCATCAACTCCAATCAGGGGGCGGCGGATCACGAGACCGGACACCAGTGGTGGCCCATGGTCGTTGGCAACAACGAAACCTGGTATGGCTGGATGGACGAGGGGTTCAATCAGTACATGAACATCCTCTCCGCGGCTGATGCGGCCGGCCGTCCTGCAGTCCTCGATGGAGAAGGACAGAAGTACGGACAGACATCGGGCAACGAAGCCGAAGCGCCGATGATGTGGAACGCCAACTATGCAGGCCCCGGCTTCTACGGGTTCACCACCTACAGCAAGACGCCGCTCATGCTGTCCATGCTCGGCGGCATCGTCGGCGACAGCGCGGTGCAGAAGGCGCATCGTGAATGGGCGAACGCGTGGCTGTTCAAGCACCCGTCGCCGTGGGACTACATGTTCTTCATGAACAAGGCGCTGGGGCGTGATCTCGGCTGGTTCTGGTATGCGTGGCTCTTCACCACCGGCAGCGTGGATGGACGCATCGAATCGGTGAAGACCACGGCGGGTCGCACCGCGGTCACGGTGGCGCAGGACGGCGACATGCCGGCACCCATCGTGCTCAAGGTCAGCTTTGCCGCGAAGGGCGCGCCCATCCGCCCCATGAAGAACGCGGTGATGCTCGATGCAACCACGGCGTTGGTCACCGTGCCGGTGGACGTGTGGTTCGGCGGCGCGCGGTCTGTCACAACCATGCTCACCTTTGGTACACGACCGATCGAAAAGGTCGTACTCGATCCGAATCGTCGTTTTCCTGACCGAAATCCGAGCGACAATTCATGGCCCAAAGTCCTATAG